One Roseimaritima multifibrata DNA window includes the following coding sequences:
- the dgt gene encoding dGTP triphosphohydrolase, with translation MTSIPQAAEIVRNPPSFRWSVDALDSVTRREHLMLASYATFSRDSGGRIHAEPEHTYRGPFQRDRDRILHSSAFRRLSGKMQVFTGEMGEYHRTRLTHTFEVASIARTITRVLRLNEDLTEALALMHDIGHPPFGHCGEDVLDEYMVSAGGFSHNAFALVIAEELEQRYTGYPGLNLSSEILEGQTKRAIKRDGVVEASARLEVQVVDIADSLAYDAHDIDDALQIGLLSIEALSQLRLVRRALDQIEQHYGRLSNAKLRPALVHELIDLQVGDFLDQATGQLQSWGGCRSDELSMAGVQLQHSLQLRDEQSELEAYLFRNVYRHPKLMSVRKKAADRLGQLFDQLSKDPARLPLRFRQRIDGVGHVRAVGEYLAGMTDRFCNRQYEFLVAGTGPLADW, from the coding sequence ATGACCAGCATTCCACAGGCAGCTGAAATCGTACGCAATCCCCCTTCTTTTCGATGGAGCGTGGATGCCCTTGATTCGGTGACGCGCCGCGAGCATTTGATGCTTGCGTCGTACGCGACTTTCAGCCGTGATTCGGGGGGGCGAATTCACGCTGAACCCGAACACACCTACCGCGGACCGTTTCAGCGAGACCGCGATCGTATCCTGCATTCGTCTGCGTTTCGCCGATTGTCGGGCAAAATGCAGGTTTTTACGGGCGAAATGGGCGAGTACCATCGGACCCGCCTGACGCACACCTTTGAAGTGGCATCGATCGCACGAACGATCACTCGAGTCCTTCGCCTGAATGAAGATCTGACCGAGGCGCTCGCGCTGATGCACGATATCGGCCATCCGCCTTTTGGTCACTGCGGCGAAGATGTGTTGGATGAGTACATGGTGTCCGCTGGCGGTTTTTCGCACAATGCTTTTGCATTGGTGATCGCTGAAGAACTGGAGCAGCGTTACACGGGGTATCCGGGACTAAACCTCTCGTCTGAAATCCTGGAAGGGCAAACCAAACGAGCGATCAAACGTGACGGAGTTGTCGAAGCTTCGGCGAGGCTGGAAGTTCAGGTTGTCGATATCGCTGACTCGTTGGCCTACGACGCGCATGATATCGATGATGCCCTGCAAATCGGTCTGTTGTCGATCGAAGCGCTCAGTCAGTTGCGATTGGTCCGCAGAGCCCTCGATCAAATCGAACAACACTACGGACGCTTGTCGAATGCGAAATTGCGGCCAGCCCTCGTGCATGAATTAATCGATTTGCAGGTGGGTGATTTCTTGGATCAGGCGACCGGTCAACTGCAAAGCTGGGGTGGTTGCCGGAGCGATGAACTGAGCATGGCAGGTGTCCAGTTGCAGCACTCGCTTCAGTTACGAGACGAGCAGTCGGAGCTTGAAGCGTACTTGTTTCGCAATGTTTACCGTCACCCGAAATTGATGAGTGTTCGGAAAAAGGCAGCGGATCGATTGGGACAATTGTTTGACCAATTGAGCAAAGACCCCGCAAGGTTGCCGCTTCGTTTTCGGCAACGAATCGACGGCGTCGGACACGTTCGAGCGGTCGGCGAATATCTGGCAGGCATGACCGACCGATTTTGCAACCGACAGTACGAATTCCTTGTCGCCGGAACCGGGCCGCTTGCCGACTGGTAA
- a CDS encoding YkgJ family cysteine cluster protein: MAGASKKQTNSKKPWYKEGLRFECTGCGDCCSGEPGYVWVDDHEIESLAKEMEMDLEAFERKFVRQEPEGKSLVEYPDGDCIFLHPESRRCLVYKSRPIQCRTWPFWDSNLSSKKAWKEACDVCPGSGVGKLYNLEQIEERRKEKEV; the protein is encoded by the coding sequence ATGGCAGGCGCTTCCAAGAAGCAAACCAATTCCAAGAAACCGTGGTACAAAGAAGGGCTTCGATTCGAGTGCACCGGCTGCGGCGATTGCTGCAGTGGGGAACCGGGGTACGTCTGGGTCGACGACCACGAAATCGAATCGCTCGCCAAAGAGATGGAGATGGATCTGGAAGCCTTTGAACGCAAATTTGTGCGTCAGGAACCGGAAGGAAAAAGCCTTGTCGAATACCCCGACGGAGACTGCATTTTTTTACACCCTGAATCCAGACGCTGCTTGGTCTATAAATCCAGACCCATTCAATGCCGCACATGGCCTTTCTGGGACAGCAACCTGAGCAGCAAAAAGGCATGGAAAGAGGCCTGTGATGTCTGCCCCGGAAGCGGAGTCGGCAAACTATACAACCTCGAACAAATCGAAGAGCGTCGAAAAGAGAAAGAGGTTTAA
- a CDS encoding aminotransferase class V-fold PLP-dependent enzyme, which yields MTPSHQSDSPPQRIYLDNAATSWPKPASVYEAVRFQMESVGASAGRGSYSDAVQAADQVAQTRAIVARSLNAESPQQIIFSSNGTAALNLAILGLFPANRKTSVKPHVLTTAAEHNSVLRPLQALADSDMIDLEQLPCDRQGKIEAAQVARALKPQTQLVAIGHASNVTATEQPIEAIGLALADHPALFLCDAAQTWGYLPIDVQRWHVDLLAAPGHKGALGPLGIGILAVSSKADPHLQASQWGGTGGNSAELTMPARLPSRLEAGNLNVPAIAGLQAGLRWLEEQHDGLEQLQQLATQLDEGLSKIPGVQFWGQGNRLPLRSLTLQNLPASDLGAILDAEFGIQTRTGLHCAAGIHRHLGTETTGTVRISAGHQTQPSEIALAIDALSAIASEIS from the coding sequence ATGACACCTTCCCACCAATCGGATTCGCCTCCCCAGCGGATCTACCTGGATAACGCGGCGACCAGCTGGCCTAAGCCGGCAAGCGTCTACGAAGCGGTGCGTTTCCAAATGGAATCGGTCGGTGCCTCCGCAGGACGCGGCAGTTACTCCGACGCGGTACAGGCGGCGGACCAAGTCGCCCAAACCCGAGCAATCGTAGCGAGGTCGCTGAACGCCGAATCCCCCCAGCAAATTATCTTTTCCAGCAATGGAACGGCGGCGCTGAACCTAGCGATCCTGGGATTGTTCCCTGCAAACCGCAAGACCTCGGTTAAACCACACGTGCTCACCACCGCTGCCGAGCACAACAGCGTCTTGCGACCACTGCAAGCGTTGGCCGATTCGGACATGATTGACCTGGAACAGCTGCCGTGCGACCGACAAGGCAAGATCGAAGCCGCCCAGGTTGCCCGTGCACTCAAGCCGCAGACGCAACTGGTCGCGATTGGTCACGCGTCCAATGTGACGGCCACCGAACAACCGATCGAAGCGATTGGTTTAGCCCTTGCAGACCATCCCGCACTATTTCTTTGCGATGCTGCCCAAACCTGGGGCTACCTGCCGATTGACGTCCAACGATGGCATGTCGATCTACTCGCTGCGCCCGGACATAAAGGAGCGTTAGGCCCCCTGGGAATCGGCATTTTGGCGGTCAGTTCCAAGGCGGATCCCCATTTACAGGCAAGTCAGTGGGGCGGCACCGGCGGCAATTCTGCAGAGCTGACCATGCCGGCGCGGCTTCCTAGTCGGCTGGAAGCGGGCAATCTGAATGTTCCGGCAATTGCAGGGCTACAGGCCGGACTGCGATGGCTAGAAGAACAACACGATGGGCTGGAGCAACTGCAACAACTGGCAACCCAACTGGATGAAGGGTTAAGTAAAATACCTGGCGTACAGTTCTGGGGGCAAGGCAACCGTTTGCCGCTCCGCAGCCTAACCCTGCAGAATCTGCCTGCGTCCGATCTTGGAGCGATCCTCGATGCGGAATTCGGGATTCAGACAAGAACGGGGTTACACTGTGCCGCAGGCATTCACAGACACCTCGGCACAGAAACAACAGGGACCGTTCGAATCAGTGCAGGGCACCAAACCCAACCGTCCGAAATCGCCTTGGCTATCGACGCGTTATCCGCGATCGCTAGCGAAATTTCCTAA
- a CDS encoding molybdenum cofactor biosynthesis protein MoaE, producing the protein MPTDASEPMIDVQLVENAIDLNGLWDPIADPNCGAQLVFVGRTRRATEKAAQVLLTANLSYEAFRPMAIKELQDLLYEASQKWPLRKLIGIHRIGEVQVGEASIAIALASPHRAACMEAMPWIMDQLKQRVPIWKQERFEDGAEEWVHP; encoded by the coding sequence ATGCCGACCGATGCCAGCGAACCGATGATCGATGTCCAATTGGTTGAAAATGCGATCGACCTAAACGGCTTGTGGGACCCGATCGCTGATCCCAACTGTGGAGCTCAACTGGTCTTCGTCGGGAGGACACGCCGAGCGACCGAAAAGGCCGCCCAGGTTCTGCTAACGGCAAACCTAAGCTACGAAGCCTTTCGCCCAATGGCGATCAAAGAATTGCAAGACCTTCTGTACGAAGCCTCTCAAAAGTGGCCGCTGCGGAAACTGATCGGCATCCACCGCATCGGCGAGGTCCAAGTCGGAGAAGCAAGCATCGCCATCGCCCTGGCCAGCCCACACCGTGCGGCCTGTATGGAAGCGATGCCCTGGATCATGGACCAACTGAAGCAGCGTGTTCCGATTTGGAAACAAGAACGCTTCGAGGATGGGGCCGAGGAATGGGTGCATCCATGA
- a CDS encoding MoaD/ThiS family protein translates to MNRRAPDQPTAPKQETSLRTVRLFAGASEAAGCDAIEVRLGRDVSAAEVLQVIARVHPELSALLPTCRLVADQTYMAADSIIAPEAELALIPPVSGG, encoded by the coding sequence ATGAACCGCCGTGCGCCCGATCAACCAACTGCCCCAAAGCAGGAAACCTCCCTGCGAACCGTTCGGCTATTCGCTGGAGCGAGTGAAGCCGCTGGCTGCGATGCCATCGAAGTACGCCTGGGACGCGACGTTTCGGCCGCCGAAGTTCTCCAAGTGATCGCGCGCGTACATCCAGAACTATCGGCACTGCTGCCGACCTGCCGTCTGGTCGCCGACCAGACCTACATGGCTGCGGATTCAATCATCGCCCCCGAGGCGGAGCTTGCCCTGATCCCACCGGTCAGCGGAGGCTAA
- the ilvC gene encoding ketol-acid reductoisomerase, protein MAATIYYEADADLSHLKGKKVAILGYGSQGHAQAQNLRDSGVDVIIGQRPGSPNYDLAKEHGFEPMSIADAVKAADVINILLPDEVQGPIYEASIRDNLSKGNILMCSHGFNIHFGQIEPPAGVDTLLVAPKGPGHLVRSEFVKGGGVPSLIALGEGASEETKQIGLAYAKGIGGTRGGVIETTIAEETETDLFGEQVVLCGGVSELVKAGFKTLVDAGYQPEMAYFECMHELKLIVDLFYEGGLSYMRYSISNTAEYGDYSSGPRIVTDETRAEMKRILEEIQNGTFARNWILENRAGAPGFKATRRRERDLQLETVGRSLRKMMTWIDEKEV, encoded by the coding sequence ATGGCCGCCACGATTTATTACGAAGCCGATGCCGATCTTTCTCACCTAAAAGGCAAGAAAGTTGCGATCCTCGGCTATGGTTCGCAGGGACATGCCCAAGCGCAAAACCTCCGCGACAGTGGCGTCGATGTCATCATCGGGCAACGTCCTGGATCTCCTAACTACGACCTAGCCAAAGAGCACGGCTTCGAGCCAATGTCGATCGCGGACGCAGTGAAAGCTGCCGACGTCATCAACATCCTGCTTCCAGATGAAGTCCAAGGACCGATCTACGAAGCATCGATCCGAGACAATCTGTCCAAGGGCAACATCTTGATGTGCTCCCACGGATTCAACATTCACTTCGGCCAGATCGAACCTCCTGCAGGTGTCGACACCTTGCTGGTCGCTCCAAAAGGCCCTGGGCACTTGGTGCGAAGCGAATTCGTTAAGGGTGGCGGCGTTCCAAGCTTGATCGCTCTGGGCGAAGGCGCATCGGAAGAAACCAAACAAATCGGCTTGGCTTACGCAAAAGGTATCGGCGGCACCCGTGGTGGCGTGATCGAAACCACCATCGCTGAAGAAACCGAAACCGACTTGTTCGGCGAACAGGTTGTTCTGTGCGGCGGCGTTAGCGAACTGGTCAAAGCAGGCTTTAAGACTTTGGTCGACGCCGGCTACCAACCAGAAATGGCCTACTTCGAATGCATGCACGAACTGAAGCTGATCGTTGACTTGTTCTACGAAGGTGGCCTCAGCTACATGCGTTACAGTATCTCCAATACCGCGGAATACGGTGACTACAGCTCGGGACCTCGGATCGTCACCGACGAAACCCGTGCAGAGATGAAACGTATCCTGGAAGAAATCCAGAACGGCACGTTCGCTCGCAACTGGATCCTGGAAAACCGTGCAGGGGCTCCTGGCTTCAAAGCCACCCGTCGCCGCGAACGCGATCTGCAGCTGGAAACCGTTGGCCGCAGCCTGCGAAAAATGATGACCTGGATCGACGAAAAAGAAGTCTAG
- the ilvN gene encoding acetolactate synthase small subunit — MRHVLSALVQNVPGVLAHISGMLASRGYNIDSLAVGETDLPNLSRMTFVVVGDAYVLDQVRKQLKKIVTVVQVEDVSASDFVERDLILLKVKAPAGSVRSEIRELVDIFRGRIVDVGPEEIMVEISGRENKIEAFIDRMRAYGITELVRTGRIAMVRSINGKLQQDSDQTHDIPANAK; from the coding sequence ATGCGTCACGTGCTTTCAGCGCTCGTCCAGAACGTTCCCGGCGTTCTGGCTCACATTTCCGGTATGCTCGCCTCGCGCGGGTACAACATTGACTCGTTGGCAGTCGGAGAAACCGATCTGCCCAACCTGTCGCGAATGACATTTGTCGTCGTCGGAGATGCCTATGTGTTGGACCAAGTCCGCAAGCAACTGAAAAAGATCGTCACGGTCGTCCAGGTAGAAGACGTCAGCGCCAGCGATTTCGTTGAACGAGACCTGATTCTGCTGAAGGTAAAAGCCCCAGCGGGAAGCGTCCGCAGCGAGATCCGCGAATTGGTGGACATTTTCCGCGGCCGGATCGTTGATGTTGGCCCGGAAGAAATCATGGTCGAAATCAGCGGTCGCGAAAATAAAATCGAAGCGTTTATCGACCGCATGCGAGCCTACGGGATTACCGAACTGGTTCGAACCGGGCGTATCGCCATGGTTCGCAGCATCAACGGGAAACTGCAGCAAGACTCCGACCAAACGCACGACATCCCCGCTAACGCGAAATAA
- a CDS encoding segregation and condensation protein A: MAFRIELPAYRGPLDLLLYLVRRQELDVTALSLTRVVDQFFEYLDVLQELDLGGVGEFIDLASTLVELKSLAVLPTPVSEEEEVVEDPQEELVQRLLEYKQVRDAASVLDEMGDRWQQHFPRLTDSLPPRQLDPGDQPIADLELWDLVSAFGRIMREAKGPPVAEVVYDDTPIHIYMQRIHRRLCDTDRVALADLLDGGMHKSSLIGWFLAMLELTRHHGCAAEEEAGTGDIVLVRGTNFSSNLNVNEVDNYDASAIKDSNMPVAGR; encoded by the coding sequence ATGGCATTCCGTATCGAATTACCTGCATATCGCGGCCCCTTAGACCTGTTGCTGTATTTGGTACGGCGACAGGAATTGGACGTTACTGCGCTCTCATTGACCCGAGTTGTCGACCAGTTTTTCGAATATTTGGATGTTTTGCAAGAATTGGACCTCGGCGGAGTCGGTGAATTTATCGATCTGGCCAGTACCCTGGTCGAGCTGAAAAGCTTGGCGGTCCTGCCGACGCCGGTTTCCGAAGAAGAGGAGGTCGTCGAAGATCCGCAGGAAGAATTGGTCCAACGCTTGCTCGAATACAAGCAGGTTCGAGACGCCGCCAGTGTGCTGGATGAAATGGGCGATCGCTGGCAGCAGCATTTCCCGCGTCTGACCGATAGCCTCCCCCCACGCCAGCTCGATCCCGGTGACCAACCGATCGCCGATCTGGAATTGTGGGATTTGGTGAGTGCGTTTGGGCGAATCATGCGGGAGGCGAAAGGGCCCCCCGTGGCTGAGGTCGTTTACGATGACACTCCGATTCACATCTATATGCAGCGGATCCACCGGCGACTGTGCGATACCGATCGAGTCGCCTTGGCAGATCTGTTGGACGGAGGCATGCACAAGTCTTCCCTGATCGGCTGGTTCTTGGCCATGCTGGAATTGACCCGTCACCATGGCTGTGCCGCCGAAGAAGAAGCGGGCACCGGCGATATTGTCTTGGTGCGAGGGACCAACTTCTCGTCCAATCTGAACGTCAACGAAGTCGATAACTACGACGCCTCGGCGATTAAAGACAGCAATATGCCGGTCGCCGGCCGCTAA